In Natronococcus sp. AD-5, the genomic window CGCGTTCACCTGGGCGTTCGTGAGCTCGGGATAGATCGGAATGTCGGTGACGAACGTTCCGATAACCAGCGCGTAGCCGACGATCGTTAGCACGATCGTCACGCCGATCGGCCGCTCCCGGAGTCGCCGTCTCGCGTTCGCGGTTGCCATTACGTGGCGTTAGCAGACGCTCCGTATCTGTCTTGCTGTTCCGGAACGCACACGGGTCGTTCTCGCACTCGTCGCCGGGGGCTACTCGAGCGCGACCGACCCGCGGTGATCGACCGTCACGCGATAGCCACTGAACCGAAACGAAACCTCGCCTTCGGACCGCGGGGTACCGCCGGCCGTCGACACGAAGAGTTCGTCGAGCGCCTCCGGATCGACGGCCGAGTGCAGCGATTCGTACTCCGGCGGACGCAGGTGCTCCGGTCGAACTCCTTCCGCGTCGGCTACGGCTTCGACGATCGCCAGACTCGGCGCGGTCCGGCCCGCTTCGTCAGCACCGTCGCTCTCACCGTTCATCGTCATTCGTCTTTCGGACTCGATTGAATAAAACTGTCCTTCACGGACGACTTCGACCGCGTAGCGACCTTCGATATCGAAGGGGCTCGAGGTAGCTATCCGAAAAGAGAGTCGTTACCGACGAACGAACGTCGGTATCGGCGCGTTCCGTCCGTTCGATCGTCGATTTACAGACGGCCAGTTCTCACGGCGGCATCCCGCGTCCTGAAACGCACAGCGGGA contains:
- a CDS encoding HalOD1 output domain-containing protein, giving the protein MTMNGESDGADEAGRTAPSLAIVEAVADAEGVRPEHLRPPEYESLHSAVDPEALDELFVSTAGGTPRSEGEVSFRFSGYRVTVDHRGSVALE